ctttttacctataccccgtaaagggtataaatgggtaaagggagtttttccaattaaaggacaatcgaaacatgatttattataaagattcagagtcgccacttaggtgattcatggtgtcccaagtcaccgattgaatcctgaatcgaggaaaatactgactttgtttaacagtccgcgaactagaaatccgagtaaggaattctgttaacccgggaaaaggtgttaggcattcccgagttccgtggttctagcacggtcgctcaactgttatattcggcttaataatctgattttagaacattttgaacctatgtgcaaatttaaacttttaaccgcttttaacttatttaaagaattaactCAAGGTCATTTAAAACATATTGCAAGtcacaccacatgaaatgcacccgtggttcacgacacgctctatttaaccttgttggaaattagagtcgggtcacatgaaatgcacccccggattTTAACATGcttatttcattattattatccaaaattatggcagggtcacatgaaatgcacacccgagcccaTTTAATCTAATTGACATAGTTCAGCAATTCTGTTTTTATACTGTGACAAAatcatgttcagctataaccaattcaagtaAACACGAGCAGATAACCGAGCGAGCAAATTTAAAACCGCTGAGATCAATTACAGAATCAACAGGATCATGTCattaaacaaataattaataCCAAACTTGCATAAAACGAATAGAGGGTGAAAAAGGTGAACCTTAATATAGCCGGTTCATTATTTTGAACTCAAAAATATGACGAGTCGTGGACGGGACTCGAATTAGTACCGGAAACTCGGAGTCGAACGCCTCAATAAATCTCACCCCAGTCGAACTCGAATCCAATTCTAGCACCTATCTCTTTCCCTCGCTCGCTGATGACACACTCTTTAACAAGCTTTACAAATGGTTTTGCATTGTCAAGCAGTTCACAACAGCATTCTTTACAGGAATTTCATCGAACAACACGGCGGTTCTAGGTAAACAATGTGACTTGGCATGCAAATCAACCAAAATAGAGAACACATACACGCTTAAAACAAACCAGAATATCCATGCAAAAGGGCATGAATTACCTTCGAATTTGTAAGAACATGTTGCCCGTTTACAAAGAAACTCATGCCTATGAAGCTAAACACGGACAAACCTGACTCTTCAGCCTCGACAGGAACTCAAAACATACGGAAGCTCGGACAGCCTATCAACGAACAACTCGACGGATCGGACACGGCGACCTGAACAGATTCAACTCGACTTTGAACCAACGAGAAACTCGACTCGATTAAGACACTTTAGCTATTTCAGATGTTGTTTGGAGGTGAGGAGTTGAGCAAAAGAGCTGGATTTTTGAGCTCTTAGCGAAGCTTTTGACTAGTTTTCATGGCCTCTCGGAGATCGTCGTTGCCAAGCCACCGCCGGCTACCAGATCCAGCGAGCGAAGCAGAGTTTCGACTTCAGCAATGGTTCATTCGTTGGGTTTCTGGGGTTTTCTCGTGTCTAAGTCgtgaagaagatgaagctgggGTGGGGTTGGTCTGACGTGCATGGGTCGTGTATGGCTGTTGCTGCTTTCCGGCGAGTTTCAGAGAAGGATCAGAAGGGGTCGTTTATGGCTGATTCCTTGTTCATGGCTGCTTAAGGAAATTAAAACGAGGGGAGGGGGTATGCTTGAAGAAGACGACGCAGGAGGGGGTCAGGGGGTCGTGAAGACGACGACGCAAGGGGGCGGGGTTCCTACGCAGCTTCTGCGTGTTTTGCTTTCCCAGCCTTTTttgtcccttttttttttcttattcttttcccGTTCCTTTTATTTATAGTCTAGGTTTtttgtagggttttaggttaaggggtatgggcctaagaattatgggcttggcaattgtaggctaggtccaaaattaggcctaaagatgggttgctcgagcccaagctctattctttcgctgcgaacgagattaaaaatacgggcctatttgttaattattcctactattcaaataattattaaaataaaactaaccattaaaacaaatatatttttggtattttcaaatatcatattaaaataaaaatacgatactatttttatatattttttaggatttttctttaagATTAAAATgattacaaaacattaatgaacctattttgtgattttttgttttcttgtaataaaataacgtaaaagagtcaaaattacttaaaatatctatattatgcctaaattaaatatttacgcgctaaatatgaaaaatcttggggagggtcaaaaatcacatgtctacactcattgtaaaataataatacatTGACATTCTCTAAAGATTCTCACTTTATCATTGACATACAAAATATACCTTTTCTTGAGATCTTTATCTATATTTTCTCCCAAGATTCGAAGAGGATCCGAATATTCAAAGACTTATCACCAGCTATCTTTTGTCAGAAGGAATATCAAAGAATCACACCCTTTTTGGGTGACTCACACGCATTTATTTACATAAATGTCATTCATCATTATTTACTGCCATTTAATGCTACCTTTTTTGTTCTTGGATCATTGAATATTGTATTATTGTTGCTATTTATTGCTACTCAAATAGTATCTGTGACATCTTGCCACAAAATCTTTTGGATATTGATATTGGTTAAGATTAACTCTATTTTATTAGAGAATCTGATTGTTTAAACCTAGATATAATTTTAGGTCAAAGAGTTTGgagccgtctgtggggattttctCAGCCAATCCTTTAGTTTCCATTAGATCCATAACTCACGTAACTTGTTAATCTAACGTTCCCTTAACCTCATGAATCCATCAATGAAGGCTATGATAACCAAGGAGATGAAGTGACGCCCATGGCCTCTCCCAGACGAGAGAGGTCGCATGCCCCTTTCTGCAGTGTAACAAAGCCAAATGGGAAAAGAGCTTCCACGTCCATGGGAGATGGGGCATCACCTGCTATGAAAAAGCTCCTCGAAGCATGGCTAACTGATACTCTAGTCAGTGTGCTCAGTAAACAAACTTCATGCACAACCATAGAAATACGAGAGTCTATGCAGCATAACATAGGGATGAATGTGACGACCAACTAGGCCCTTCGACTCCAGGTAAAACTCACACTACTACTTACAATGCAAGTGACAGCGTCCTCGCCGTCGTGTTGAAAAGAATAGAGAAAATGGAAAACGAGAACAAGGCGCTCAAATACCATATAAAAGAGCATCAGGAACGGGTAGACAAAATACCAAGTGCTCCCAAATTATTACCAAAGCGCTCCCAAAGTATTACCAAAAAGAGACGCTGGCAAGTTTGTGGAACAGGCGTACAGCGGCGAAGCAGCTCCATATGCCATACCAAAGACCTTCAAGATTCCCCATATCTCTGAATCTACGACAGGATGACCGACCCCGAAGATCATGTTACTCACTACGTTACTGCTATGAAAGGCAACAACCTCACCAAAGAGCAGTTGTCCTCCATCTTGCTgaaaaaaatttggtgaaacctTCACTAGAGGGGCATTGATATGGTATTCACCGTAACCAGCTTGTGCCATAGAAACATTTGAAGAAATGGCCGACAAGTTCGTGATGCACATGCGGGGGCCAAGAAAGCTGAAACAAGAGTAAACGACATCTTTGCCATTAAGCAATCCTTAGGAGAGGGACTGAGGGACTTCCTCGACCGATTCAATAGGGTGAGGATGACCTTACCAAATGTTTTCGAAGGGATGACCATGGCAGCCTTTTAGAATAGGTTGAGCAGAGAGGGTTCGAGGGCGACCAGAAAGCTACTGAGCAGATTGATGAAATATCCACCGGCCACTTGGGATGAAATCTATAATGCCTGCTGTGCCGAGGTCAGAGCAGATGAGGACGACCTCAATGGACCAACTCGATGACTACTTCGGTACAGTCCGAGCCCAGGAAAGAACTAAGGTATAATACAAGGAGAGACAACCCAGTATCACGGCCAAGCAGGGAACGATGCCAACCCTATGTCAAGACACCCGTCCCCTCATTCTATTATGAAGATGGCACGTCTAGGCCGAGATTAGGCACTCACAGGAACGATCGAGGTATGCCCCCAGTTATTTGCTCATAAATTTTGTGTATCGCCTACTTAAGTGGTCTACGctttcgagaagctcggaactaaAGTCAAATGGCCACTAAAGATGAGTTCGGACCCAAACACAAGGAAATCTGATGCCCTCTACGAGTTCCACCAAGAACGTGGACACATAGTAGAAGATTGCATCACCCTGAGACTAGAGGTGGCAAACTTACTGCATCAAGGGCACCTCAAAGAACTACTTAGCGACAAAGGCAGGAACACATTAGCAAGGAGTCGAGAATGTCTAGGCCCGCCGAAGCCCCCTTCACCAGCTCATACCATTAGTATGATTATTGGTGGCAGCGACGAAGCCTCTATCAATGACATCAAATTCACCCCTACCCACAAGCTCAAAAGATCGATCACTTACAAACGGTATGACGgactcgaagaaagtatcataTTTGAAGAGTCAGACACCGACGGTTTGACTTTCCCTAATAATGATGCACTTGTCATTAGTTTACGAATATTAGATACTGATGTTAAAAGAAGTATGGTAGACGACGGAAGTGGAGCGTGCATTATCCATCCACAAGTCCACGTACAGATGAGACTCTAGGATAAGATAGTGCCACATTGTATTACACTAGCTGGTTTTAATAAATCACACTCTCTGTTCTCGCCGGCGGAGTAACTCTAGAGACAACGTTCCATATCATGGACTAGAACATCGCATACAATGCCATCGTGGGACGATTATGGATCCACCCCATGAGAGTCATCCCCTCCAGCTTATACCAAGTGATCAAATTCCAAACACTTtggggaatattcagcatacAAGGAGAACATCGTACGTCCCGAGAATGCTACTGAATTGCTATGGACAACACAACAACTCaacaaaagaaataaaaggaaaatgaagcGTAGCAATTAGCAGGGTTGAGGTCGCCACAAGGCGAAGCCAAGGAAGTCATTATGGACATCGAGACAGTCGAAGCCGCTAAATCAACCATAGAAGACCTCGACCCTATTCAACTAGATCATAGCGACCCCAGCAAAAAGGTCTACATCGGCTGCAAACTCCGAGAAC
This sequence is a window from Nicotiana sylvestris chromosome 3, ASM39365v2, whole genome shotgun sequence. Protein-coding genes within it:
- the LOC138887906 gene encoding uncharacterized protein, with protein sequence MSSDPNTRKSDALYEFHQERGHIVEDCITLRLEVANLLHQGHLKELLSDKGRNTLARSRECLGPPKPPSPAHTISMIIGGSDEASINDIKFTPTHKLKRSITYKRYDGLEESIIFEESDTDGLTFPNNDALVISLRILDTDVKRSMVDDGSGACIIHPQVHVQMRL